CGCTCTCCAATGATTTTGTTTAAGCTTATTGCTAACTTCTTCCAAGCTTTTTTAATTTGTTTCAAACTAAGTATGCTCCATAAAGTGAAAGTAGTGCACTCAAATTCGTTGATTTCAAATGTCTACTTTTCTCTCTTTTCTAGAATGTTTGGTATGAAATTTATTGGCTACTCACATGAAGTAAGATATGGATTAGCATATAAGGTTCTCCATAGATACTTGTCTCTGACATCATCTAAAATTATTACTGTCTCTGAAGCTGTTAGGAAAAGCTGGATTCATAATGGTGCTGATGAAAAAAAAGTGATTACTATTTATAATGGGT
This is a stretch of genomic DNA from Vibrio panuliri. It encodes these proteins:
- a CDS encoding glycosyltransferase, translated to MKKINIAFVNIMDCYSGGEKVLERIVNNIDREKFHPIVVSRNTDFLNSIEVGHEQLIVINRSFQLGLSRSPMILFKLIANFFQAFLICFKLSMLHKVKVVHSNSLISNVYFSLFSRMFGMKFIGYSHEVRYGLAYKVLHRYLSLTSSKIITVSEAVRKSWIHNGADEKKVITIYNGL